In Strix aluco isolate bStrAlu1 chromosome 22, bStrAlu1.hap1, whole genome shotgun sequence, a genomic segment contains:
- the LOC141933534 gene encoding arylacetamide deacetylase-like 4: protein MAVVYTLLVLFLAVFVAGFILLVMGAINFDFSNSEIPPGVNQPVKLRIIHIILISRAVVGKILENIGICSQVSFVRYIQGRKTLGVDPKLFIKDLWFEKVPVRIYQPKVPSASQRRGVMFFHGGGWVFGSLETHEKLCRSIARESESVVVSVGYRLAPEHKYPAAYEDCLNATIHFMKNIEHYGVDPARIIVCGDSAGGNLAAAVSQTLAGGSDLPKLRAQILIYPGLQAVDFNLPSYQQNHRVPLLFRERAAFYVLQYLNGNATNLEEVLEGSHIPIDIKLNYRKWVSPDNVPEKFKVRGYKPHVLLDCTTEVYETVKRFCEPNLCPLLAEDALIRQLPESFILTCEYDVLRDDGLLYKKRLEDNGVRVTWYHLEDGFHGVISLYDYCGFSFPAGKRGLDSVVNFLKSL, encoded by the exons ATGGCAGTTGTATACACACTGCTGGTGTTATTCTTAGCAGTTTTTGTTGCTGGATTTATATTGTTGGTCATGGGGGCAATTAATTTTGATTTCTCCAACTCAGAAATTCCTCCTGGAGTGAATCAGCCTGTAAAGCTCCGAATCATTCATATAATTTTAATAAGCAGAGCTGTGGTG GgaaagattttggaaaatattGGCATCTGCAGTCAGGTTAGCTTTGTCCGGTACATTCAAGGTAGAAAGACTCTAGGAGTGGACCCGAAGCTCTTCATCAAGGACCTGTGGTTTGAGAAAGTGCCTGTAAGGATTTATCAGCCTAAGGTCCCATCTGCCAGCCAAAGGAGAGGAGTTATGTTTTTCCATGGAGGAGGATGGGTATTTGGAAGTCTGG AGACCCATGAAAAGCTATGCCGCTCTATTGCCAGAGAAAGTGAATCAGTAGTTGTATCTGTTGG GTATCGTTTAGCCCCTGAACACAAATACCCTGCTGCATATGAAGACTGTCTTAATGCCACCATACACTTTATGAAGAATATAGAGCACTATGGGGTGGATCCTGCCCGTATAATTGTCTGCGGGGACAGTGCTGGGGGCAATCTAGCAGCTGCTGTTAGCCAGACCCTTGCAGGTGGCTCAGACCTCCCCAAACTGCGTGCTCAGATCTTGATCTACCCAGGTCTGCAGGCAGTGGACTTCAATTTACCATCCTATCAGCAGAATCACAGAGTCCCTCTCTTATTCCGAGAACGTGCTGCTTTCTACGTGTTACAGTACCTAAATGGGAATGCAACAAATCTGGAAGAGGTCTTGGAGGGTTCCCATATTCCTATagatattaaattaaattataggAAGTGGGTGAGTCCAGATAACGTCCCTGAAAAATTTAAGGTCAGAGGCTACAAACCACATGTGCTACTTGACTGTACAACCGAAGTTTATGAGACAGTGAAAAGATTCTGTGAGCCCAACCTGTGCCCGCTGTTAGCTGAAGATGCTCTTATTCGGCAGCTGCCCGAGTCCTTCATCTTGACCTGCGAGTATGACGTGCTGAGGGACGACGGCTTGCTCTACAAGAAGAGATTGGAAGACAACGGTGTTCGAGTGACCTGGTACCACCTCGAGGATGGATTCCATGGAGTCATAAGCCTGTATGATTATTGCGGTTTCTCATTTCCAGCTGGGAAAAGGGGTTTGGACAGCGTTGTTAACTTCCTAAAAAGCTTATAG
- the LOC141933531 gene encoding arylacetamide deacetylase-like 4 → MALLPALLLLLLALAALALALAAVLLGLPSYDIPPGVNQPAKLRLVLAVLLATAALGRILEKTGLCSQITFGRYVRQGRKLGVDPKLFIQDLQFNEVPVRVYQPKATSDGRRRGIIFFHGGGWVFGSLDTYEKVCRYISRESESVVVSVQYRLAPEHKYPAAYEDCLNATIHFMKNIEHYGVDPANVIVCGDSAGGNLAAAVSQTLAGGSDLPKLRAQILIYPGLQALDFNLPSYHQNRGVPLLFRERAAFFALQYLNGHALHMQEVLEGSHIPPDMRLKYRKWVSPDNIPEKFKVRGVKPLRPTDFIAEVFEKVKRLCEPNLCPLLVEDAVVQQLPESFILTCEYDVLRDDGLLYKKRLEDNGVRVTWYHLEDGFHGVISLYDYCGFSFPAGKRGLDSVVNFLKSL, encoded by the exons aTGGCGCTgctgcccgcgctgctgctgctgctcctggcgcTGGCGGCGCTGGCGCTGGCGCTGGCCGCGGTGCTCCTCGGCCTGCCCAGCTACGACATCCCGCCCGGCGTCAACCAGCCCGCCAAGCTGCGCCTGGTCCTGGCTGTCCTCCTCGCCACCGCGGCCCTG GGAAGGATTTTGGAGAAGACTGGACTTTGCAGTCAAATCACTTTTGGCCGATACGTGCGACAGGGACGGAAACTAGGGGTGGATCCAAAGCTCTTTATCCAGGATCTGCAGTTTAACGAAGTACCTGTGAGGGTTTATCAGCCTAAAGCTACCTCTGACGGGCGAAGGAGAGGTATCATCTTCTTTCATGGAGGAGGCTGGGTATTTGGAAGTCTTG ataCCTATGAAAAAGTATGCCGCTACATATCCAGAGAAAGCGAATCGGTAGTTGTATCTGTTCA GTATCGTTTAGCCCCTGAACACAAATACCCTGCTGCATATGAAGACTGTCTTAATGCCACCATACACTTTATGAAGAATATAGAGCACTATGGGGTGGATCCTGCCAATGTAATTGTCTGCGGGGACAGTGCTGGGGGCAATCTAGCAGCTGCTGTTAGCCAGACCCTTGCAGGTGGCTCAGACCTCCCCAAACTGCGTGCTCAGATCTTGATCTACCCAGGCCTTCAGGCACTGGACTTCAATTTACCATCTTACCATCAAAATCGAGGAGTCCCTCTCTTATTCCGAGAACGTGCCGCTTTCTTCGCTTTGCAGTACCTAAATGGGCATGCGTTGCATATGCAAGAGGTCTTGGAGGGCTCTCATATTCCTCCAGATATGAGGCTGAAATACAGGAAGTGGGTGAGTCCAGATAACATCCCCGAAAAATTTAAGGTCAGAGGTGTGAAGCCACTTAGGCCCACTGATTTTATAGCTGAAGTTTTTGAGAAAGTGAAAAGACTCTGTGAGCCCAACCTGTGTCCGCTCTTAGTTGAAGACGCTGTTGTTCAGCAGCTGCCCGAGTCCTTCATCTTGACCTGCGAGTATGACGTGCTGAGGGACGACGGCTTGCTCTACAAGAAGAGATTGGAGGACAACGGTGTTCGAGTGACCTGGTACCACCTCGAGGATGGATTCCATGGAGTCATAAGCCTGTATGATTATTGCGGTTTCTCATTTCCAGCTGGGAAAAGGGGTTTGGACAGCGTTGTTAACTTCCTAAAAAGCTTATAG
- the LOC141933482 gene encoding arylacetamide deacetylase-like 4 translates to MCFGKGERYWYYNAITQCLCYMLHVTSESKIPSIPPGVNNPGKLRILLASMITTSAMSVSRTHGPTCSGARCQSNPARPGAQPHGGLPRLHLLLCQHSGEGRTGAAAKGEGRGERLWSRLSPADTKPGRPSGLTAAGGRQARGIPHGTRLPRGGCWLPPGRPPPAQPDSPPSLRTGEDFGKSGGVQPDRLHPLLAVREEAGAGPTALAAGRAVRRGADSHEKICRYIARESESVVVSVGYRLAPENKYPAAYEDCLNATIHFMKNIEHYGVDPARIIVCGDSAGGNLAAAVSQTLAGGSDLPKLRAQILIYPGLQAVDFNLPSYQQNQGVPLLIRKHAAFFALQYLNGDALHMQEVLEGSHIPPDMRLKYRKWVSPDNIPEKFKVRGYKPHKPREFKAEVFEKVKRLCEPNLCPLLVEDAVVQQLPESFILTCEYDVLRDDGLLYKKRLEDNGVRVTWYHLEDGFHGIIGLHDYRGLSFPAGKRGLDRIVKFIKGL, encoded by the exons ATGTGTTTTGGCAAAGGAGAAAGATACTGGTATTACAATGCTATAACGCAGTGCTTGTGCTACATGCTGCATGTAACTTCTGAGTCTAAGATTCCCAG TATTCCTCCTGGAGTGAATAATCCCGGAAAGCTTCGAATTCTCCTTGCTTCTATGATTACTACATCTGCTATG AGCGTGAGTCGGACGCATGGGCCTACCTGCTCAGGCGCACGGTGCCAAAGCAACCCCGCTCGCCCAGGCGCGCAGCCTCACGGGGGGCTGCCACGGCTCCATCTTCTCCTGTGCCAGCATTCTGGTGAGGGCCGAACCGGAGCGGCCGCTAAAGGCGAGGGTAGAGGCGAGCGGCTCTGGAGCAGGCTGAGCCCCGCCGACACGAAGCCTGGGCGACCCTCAGGCCTCACAGCGGCCGGGGGAAGGCAGGCGCGGGGTATCCCTCACGGCACCCGCCTCCCCCGAGGCGGCTGCTGGCTGCCCCCGGGGAGGCCGCCCCCCGCTCAGCCGGACTCTCCTCCCTCTCTTCGAACAGGGGAAGATTTTGGAAAAAGCGGGGGTGTGCAGCCAGATCGCCTTCACCCGCTACTTGCAGTCCGGGAGGAAGCTGGGGCCGGACCcacagctctggctgcaggaCGCGCGGTTCGCCGGGGTGCCG ATTCCCATGAAAAGATCTGCCGGTACATTGCCAGAGAGAGCGAGTCGGTGGTTGTGTCTGTTGG GTATCGTTTAGCCCCTGAAAACAAATACCCTGCTGCATATGAAGACTGTCTTAATGCCACCATACACTTTATGAAGAATATAGAGCACTATGGGGTGGATCCTGCCCGTATAATTGTCTGCGGGGACAGTGCTGGGGGCAATCTAGCAGCTGCTGTTAGCCAGACCCTTGCAGGTGGCTCAGACCTCCCCAAACTGCGTGCTCAGATCTTGATCTACCCAGGTCTGCAGGCAGTGGACTTCAATTTACCATCCTATCAGCAGAATCAGGGAGTCCCTCTCTTAATCCGAAAACATGCCGCTTTCTTCGCTTTGCAGTACCTAAATGGGGATGCGTTGCATATGCAAGAGGTCTTGGAGGGCTCTCATATTCCTCCAGATATGAGGCTGAAATACAGGAAGTGGGTGAGTCCAGATAACATCCCTGAAAAATTTAAGGTCAGAGGCTACAAACCACACAAGCCCCGTGAATTCAAGGCTGAAGTTTTTGAGAAAGTGAAAAGACTCTGTGAGCCCAACCTGTGTCCGCTCTTAGTTGAAGACGCTGTTGTTCAGCAGCTGCCCGAGTCCTTCATCTTGACCTGCGAGTATGACGTGCTGAGGGACGACGGCTTGCTCTACAAGAAGAGATTGGAGGACAACGGTGTTCGAGTGACCTGGTACCACCTCGAGGATGGATTCCATGGAATCATAGGCCTGCATGATTATCGTGGTTTGTCATTTCCAGCTGGGAAAAGGGGACTGGACAGAATTGTTAAATTCATAAAAGGCCTGTAA
- the LOC141933519 gene encoding arylacetamide deacetylase-like 4: MASVYTTLAIIGMVFISPVVIPALVLGGLFYDFFNSELPPGIDQPLKLRVFHSLLITTMISGKILEKLGICSDLSLLRVVLDGIPPRRDSKLLIKDLKVDEVPLRIYQPKWPPTGKRRGILYFHGGAGTFGSIRTFERICRYIAKKCDSVVVSVGYRLAPEHPYPGQYFDCLNATLYFMRNLEEYHVDPALIIISGDSCGANFATVICQILLNKRDLPKVRAQVLLYPGLQGLDFHLPSYQQNASVPMLFRKLVIYFCFRYLNKEPSVLEDVLQNCHVPESMKQKYKKWISADIIPDEFKIRGYVPQKSTSYKPEVHEAIKEILAITFSPLLAEDSIICQLPESYIVTCEFDVLRDDGLLYKKRLEDNGIQVTWYHSESGFHGILAFFGYGIFSFLSGKKIMDSTVNYINSL, from the exons ATGGCATCTGTCTATACAACTTTAGCAATAATAGGAATGGTTTTCATTTCTCCTGTTGTAATACCAGCACTGGTTTTGGGAGGCTTATTTTACGATTTTTTCAATTCAGAACTGCCACCTGGAATTGACCAACCTCTAAAGCTTCGGGTTTTCCATTCATTGTTGATTACAACTATGATCTCG GGAAAGATTTTGGAGAAGCTAGGGATCTGCAGTGATCTAAGCTTACTGCGAGTTGTGCTAGATGGAATACCACCACGGAGAGATTCAAAACTTCTTATCAAAGATCTCAAAGTAGATGAGGTACCACTGAGGATTTATCAGCCTAAATGGCCACCTACTGGCAAAAGAAGAGGAATACTGTATTTTCATGGAGGCGCTGGCACATTTGGGAGCATTA GAACCTTTGAAAGAATATGCCGCTATATTGCCAAAAAATGCGACTCAGTGGTTGTGTCTGTTGG TTATCGTTTGGCTCCTGAACACCCATACCCAGGGCAATATTTTGATTGTCTCAATGCCACCTTATACTTTATGAGGAATTTAGAAGAGTATCATGTGGATCCTGCTCTCATCATCATTAGTGGTGACAGTTGTGGAGCTAATTTTGCTACGGTTATTTGCCAAATACTGCTGAATAAAAGAGATCTCCCAAAAGTACGTGCTCAGGTCTTACTTTATCCAGGACTACAGGGACTAGATTTTCATTTGCCTTCCTATCAGCAGAATGCTTCAGTCCCCATGTTGTTTCGGAAGCTAGTTATCTACTTCTGTTTTCGTTACCTTAATAAAGAACCATCAGTTTTGGAAGATGTCCTACAAAATTGTCATGTTCCTGAGAGTATGAAACAGAAGTATAAAAAATGGATAAGTGCTGACATTATTCCTGATGAATTTAAGATCAGAGGCTACGTACCACAGAAATCCACTTCATATAAACCTGAAGTCCATGAAGCAATCAAAGAAATTTTAGCAATAACATTTTCCCCACTTTTAGCTGAAGACTCCATTATTTGCCAGCTCCCCGAATCCTACATTGTGACCTGTGAGTTTGATGTGCTTAGGGATGATGGACTGTTATACAAGAAGCGATTAGAGGACAATGGCATTCAAGTAACATGGTATCATTCTGAGAGTGGTTTTCATGGAATTTTAGCCTTTTTTGGCtatgggattttttcctttttatctggaaaaaagaTAATGGATAGTACTGTGAATTATATAAACAGCTTatga
- the LOC141933523 gene encoding arylacetamide deacetylase-like 4, protein MELLLAIFLAVLTVFVAMPFYYEHPKAEIPHGFSQRQKLYIFHYIMNFGFGLGRLLEKVGITSEVQFLRIIMDGIPPLEDKHLFIKDLRFEKVKVRIYQPKIPTTSQRRGILYFHGGVGLFGSIRAYERTCRYFARKSNSVVVSVGYRLAPEHPYPTQFEDCLAATIHFMRTAQDYGVDPSRIIICGDSSGGTLTAAVAQALVNRRDLPKLRAQILIYPFLQSVNFNLPSYQQNEGVPILLKQRILALGLKYLNRDLSIMEAVSKHSHIPEDLQLKYQKWVNPDYIPHEFKSRGYKPSTTHPFSEEIYTLVKPVFDTVFSPLIAEDSVIAQLPEAFILTCEFDVLRDDGLLYKKRLEDHGIKVTWCHLQEGFHGTVFLAFWGRVIAFQSGNKGLKKIVNFLRLM, encoded by the exons ATGGAACTCCTCCTAGcgatttttcttgctgttttgacTGTTTTTGTGGCAATGCCATTCTATTATGAACATCCCAAGGCAGAAATCCCTCATGGATTTAGTCAGCGCCAAAAGctttacatttttcattacatCATGAACTTCGGGTTTGGTCTG GGAAGACTTTTGGAAAAGGTAGGTATCACCTCAGAGGTCCAATTCCTCAGGATTATAATGGACGGAATACCACCATTAGAAGATAAACACCTTTTTATCAAGGATTTAAGGTTTGAAAAGGTTAAAGTAAGAATTTACCAGCCAAAAATACCAACCACTAGCCAACGTAGAGGAATCCTTTACTTTCATGGAGGAGTTGGACTGTTTGGAAGCATTC gGGCCTATGAAAGAACATGCCGCTATTTTGCTAGAAAAAGCAATTCCGTGGTTGTGTCTGTTGG GTACCGCTTAGCTCCTGAGCATCCATATCCAACCCAGTTTGAGGACTGCCTCGCTGCCACCATACACTTTATGAGGACTGCACAAGATTATGGAGTAGACCCTTCTCGCATTATCATCTGTGGAGATAGTAGTGGAGGTACACTCACTGCTGCTGTTGCCCAAGCACTGGTGAACAGAAGAGATCTCCCAAAGCTAAGAGCACAAATCCTAATATATCCTTTTCTCCAGAGTGTGAACTTTAATTTGCCTTCTTATCAGCAGAATGAGGGAGTCCCCATTTTGTTAAAGCAACGAATCCTTGCTCTTGGTTTGAAGTATCTTAATAGAGACTTGTCGATCATGGAAGCAGTGTCTAAACACAGTCATATTCCAGAAGATTTGCAACTGAAGTATCAGAAATGGGTGAATCCTGACTATATCCCTCATGAGTTTAAATCTAGAGGCTACAAACCAAGTACAACGCATCCATTCTCAGAAGAAATCTATACACTGGTCAAGCCTGTGTTTGACACTGTTTTTTCCCCGCTGATAGCTGAAGACAGTGTTATTGCTCAGCTTCCCGAGGCTTTTATTTTGACCTGTGAATTTGACGTGCTAAGAGATGATGGACTGCTGTACAAGAAACGATTAGAGGATCATGGTATAAAAGTGACCTGGTGCCATCTGCAAGAGGGATTCCATGGAACAGTATTCTTAGCTTTCTGGGGTAGGGTGATAGCATTCCAATCTGGAAACAAAGGCCTGAAAAAGATAGTAAATTTTCTAAGACTGATGTAA